The Dasypus novemcinctus isolate mDasNov1 chromosome 13, mDasNov1.1.hap2, whole genome shotgun sequence genome segment AGCCGGGACGCTCTAGGACCGCGCGCGGGGCGGAGGCGGGGCGAGGCGGGGGCGGAGCCTGCCCGGCccggggggcggggcgagggcggggcctgggcgcggCGCCGCTCGCGGGGTGCGCGGAGCTCACCCCTCCGCCCCGGCCAGTCCGGCGCGCGGCCCGCACCTGCTTCCCTGCCCTCGCCTGGGGCGCCGCGGCCATGCGGCTGGCGCTGCTCTGGGCCCTGGGGCTCCTGGGCGCCGGCAGCCCTCTGCCCTCCCGGCTCCCTAATAAAGGTGAGTTTGGGACGAGAGTGGGCCCGGGGCCATCCCGGAGGAGGCGCGGGGAAGTCGGGAGACTCCGGGGCACCGGACCGGGTTCGGCCGCAGACCTTGGGAGAGCCGGACCAGCGCGCGTCCGCCCCGGTCCGCTGTCCTGGGCCGAGGgcgatggggtggggagggaaggagggaggatgCTGGCGCTCCCTGCCGGGTCGGTCATCTGCGTGGTCCCGCGGGCGCTTTCGGACTCCCGGATCAGGCACGAGGGGTCCGGCCAGCGCCCCTGCAGGATCGCGGCAGAGGGTCGCCGCTCCCCAGCACTGACGTCTTCGCGGCTCTGGGCCTAGCTGACCGTTCCACCCGGTGCCAGGGCCCCGAGTGGACACGGTTCTTAGGGTTTGGCCAAGAGGATTCTTCCCGCCCCTCATCCCAGGCCCGGGCAGCCGGGTACCCTCGCCTTGGTGCTGATGCCACCAGAAGCCTGCCTGAGAGGGAGGGGGCCCGGGAGGAGCCAGGGGAGGGGAGAACTGGCCAGGAAAGAGGCCGGGACACCAGCTCCTCCTTGGAACTTTCACTTCCCGCTGCTGTCTTGGGCCAGGGGCCGAGAGGGCAGGCGGGGGTGGAGTGTCCGGAGGAGAGAGAGGGCCGTGGGGAGGGGGGCCGGGAGGAAGCGGAGGCTGTGCCGAGCGGGTGTGCCTGACTGGGCATGAGGGGTGTTTTAGGAGGTGGGGTGTTTGCACTGCTCACCCAGAGATGGGCGTTCCCTGCATCTCGATGTGAGGGAAGGGGCGGGTGAGTGGGCACAGGGCCACAGGCTTTGCCCAGTCCTGAGAGGGGGCGTTCCTGAGGGTGGGGGGCGGGTGGGAACAGGAGGAGGGTCCCCGTGAGAACCTGGGATTGGCCGCAGGGGCAACAGGCTGGGCAAACTGAAAGTCTTTCTCTGGGGACTGTGGATGCGTTGGTGGGTTGAAAGGGGCTAAACAGAAGCGCACCTCCCCACCCGCAGTAGTCTCCTGGAAGTCCCAGCATGCACTGCAGGAGCCCTTCAGCCAGAGAAGGGCCTTGAAAGAAGATGTGCTGGGAGCTGGGTGGGTGGGAGGACACCAGCCACCCCCAGCCCTGGTGCTGATTCTCCACACTCTCTTGGGGTGTTCTGGGGATCCTGCAGGTGGCACCGAGGAGCAGCAGGTGAGGCCGGAAAGGGCCCTGGGTAGGCCCTGGGAGCCCCAGGTCCTTCAGGACAACCTGACAGTCAGCCTAGCAGAGGTGCTTCAGGTGAGCCTCCTCACCCctctaataaataaatgcatctCCCCCTACCCACCCCCAGGTGTCTCAAAGCCAGAGCTTGGTTGAGGAGCAGGGTGAGTGGACGCCACGGTGGCAGGTCCATTCCAGGTCTAGCTCCCTCTCCCACCACACCCAGCACCTGGCTTCACTCATCCCCGCGTTCCTTCTGCAGATACATCTGTCTGCCTCGGCCCCATCCAACCCGTCCACCTCCACTGGGCAAATTCTGAGGCCACACTTGCTTTCTTCCTCTCGTGTTGTTGGGTTTTCTCGGTGGGGGGACTCCccccccctcccactccccattCTAAAGCTGAGTCAGAGGAAGGGCTGGGGCCTGCACTGGGTCCTCCACGATGCTTCCTCTCTGGGCAGGAAGCCGAGAAGGGGTGGTTCAGATACCTTCCTTGACCTCCCCACACAACCCCCCAGAACAATGCCCCAGGCCAGGCAGGGcttcctggcccctccctcaGGACCCCCCCACCAGTGATCTAATTGTTGGTACTCTCCTGAGAGCCATGAGGTTTCCTAGTTAGAGAGAGAAGGAGTTATGGGGAGGCCCAGGGAGGTGACATGCCCTCTGGTGCCCACAGACCAGTCTGCCCGAGGCCCTGCGGATCAAACTGGAGCTGGATGGTGAGAGTCATATACTGGAACTGCTACAGAATAGGTAATAATGATGGTGGTAATCATAACCGTATTGGCTAACGACTTACATAGCATTTACTAGGTGTCAggtaactcatttaatcctcacgacAACCCCATAGGGTAGATGCTATtgttatgtatttttattgtcctgaatttatagacaaagaagccgaggcacagagaggtaaagtaacttgctcaaggtcacacagctagcctGGCGGAAACCGGATCACCTGGACCCAGATAGCCTGGCTGAGTCTCTGTGGCTCTAACACTGTACTCTGCTGCTTCTGGGGGAAGCACACAGGCTGGGGGTTGCCTGGCATCCAGCCCCTCCTCTACCATCTCCAGGCCTCTGGGCCCGTCACTGCACCCGGAAGGCGACTCTGACATTgccctcctttttcttctttctccaggGAGCTCATCCCTGGCCGCCCAACCTTGGTGTGGTACCAGCCCGATGGCACCCGGGTGGTCAGTGAGGGACACACTCTGGTGAGTCAGGCCCCCGTGTGCCCTCTTCCTTAcctggggaaaggagggagggggcagctAGATAGGGCCGTCCCTGGAGGATCTGGAAGGGCACTGCACATCTTCACCAACAGGCTAGacccctgggttcaaatcctggcctaATCTTCGAGTTGACACTAATGTTTCCTCTGCTGTAGGAAAACTGCTGCTACCAGGGAAGAGTGCAGGGCCACACAGACTCCTGGGTCTCTGTCTGTACCTGCTCTGGGCTCAGGTACAGTGAGTGGGTGGACTCCCTGAaggtggagagagagaggggcGCCAGGCAGGGAGCTGAAGGGCTGAGCCTTCCTGCACCTTTTCCTAGGGGCCTGGTGGTCCTGTCCCCGGAGAGAAGCTATGCCTtagagctggagcctggggaccCTCAGGGTCCTCCCATCATCTCCCGGATCCAAGACCTCCTCCTGCCAGGCTACACCTGTGCCCTGAGGAGGCGTGCATCCCTGCCCACTCGGGCTCTGCCAGAGGTCCCCGTGGGACAGCGCCACATTCGCCGAGTGAGGATGAGTGCCAGGAGAGCTGGGCTTGGGTGGATACAGACCCTGGACCCTCAGAGCTATTTGTTAACAGTAACAATAGCTCCCACTAAGGGAGCAATCTCCATGTGCCGGGCACTTTGCGGGCATTGTCTCATTTATTCTTCCCAACAATCCTAGGAGGTAGGTGCTATCagtagctttattttaaaatgagaaaaccatTTCAGataggttaagtgacttgcccaaggccacacagctcatAAGAGTACATCTAGATTCAGACAGAGGTATTTGACTTAAACTCCTCATCTGTCTTATGATCGTTTGCAGAGAGCACACACTTGGGTGTAGAAAATACAGTTACAAATCATAAAGCAGaaaacctcaatttcctcatttctaaaaagGGGATAATATAACTACTTACCTTAGAgggttgctgtgaagattaaGTGAATCAATACATATGTAAAGTGCTTTAGAactgtgcctggcatatagtaagtactcaatagtattggtgatttcttttcttttccctttttcttttcttttcttcttttaatttggaGAGAGCACTGAGTTTGGAGCCAGAAAAGCAGGGCTCTGCTCCCAGCTTCATTACCTACTCGTTGCTCTATCTCGGGCAAGGCCTTGGGCCCTCTGACTCTCACTggttcatctgtaaaatgggctccTCATCCTCCCCCAGGGTGGGAGTGGACCCAGCTCAGTCACCCCTTCGCGGCTGCAGGCGGTGAGCGGCAGGGGGTGCCTGATGCTCCCCATCTTCTCCTTGCCCACAGCGGAGGCGGGACGTGGTCACCGAGACCAAGACGGTTGAGCTGGTGATTGTGGCTGACCATTCGGAGGTGAGCCTGCCGCCCCTGCATGTCCTCGCCTGCCCGCCCTGCTGCCTTTCACGGTGACCTCTCTCGTCTCCAGGTGCAGAGGTACCCGGACTCCCAGCGCCTGCTGAACCGCACGCTGGAAGTGGCCGTCCTTCTGGACACGGTGAGTCCAAGACTGGGCAGCATGCCCGTGGCCCCGGCCAAGGGACCCCTCCGCTGAGCCCCAGCTCTTTTTCAGTTGTTCCGGCCCCTGAATGTACGTGTGGCACTAGTGGGCCTGGAGACCTGGACGCAGCACGACCAGGTGGAGATAAGTCCGGACCCAGGCATCACGCTAGACAACTTCCTCCGCTGGCGCCGAGCAGAGCTGCTGCCTCGGTTACCCCATGACAGTGCCCAGCTGGTGACGTAAGGCCCCCAGCTCAGCTGGTGGGAACTGGCTCTGCCTTGCTCTGGCTAATTGGGCACTCCTTCAAATCCCTCCCTCAGGCCCAAAGGCTCTGGCTACCTGGGTTTTGGCTCTGACCTTTGACCCCTTGTTCCCATAGTGCTACTTCATTCTCTGGGCCAGTGGTGGGCATGGCCATTCAGAACTCCATCTGCTCTCCAGACTTCTCAGGAGGTGTGAACATGGTGAGATATTTCCAGGTCTTCTCCCCATTCCCAACGGAGTTCATCCCAACTTGGGTGCCATTCATTCACTGAAACCCAGCCCCAAAGCTGTAGGTATAGCATGTGGGGGTACATGGTGGTATCTACTGTCAGGGAACCCCCTCACTTGTGGCCAGATCATCACAGTGTGCACAGCCTTCACCTATGCGGGCTCCCTCTTTCTTGGGGCAGGGAACAGGGAGCAGGTGAGGCCCAAAAAACAGGGGTGGTCTCCCAGGGCCACACAGGAGGGAGGGAAAGCCTGGCACCCAGGCCTGGGCTCTCCTCCTTCTGTGGAAGCAATTAAGGTAGCAGGCAGTGCCCACTGTGTGCCTAAGACGTCAGAGAACAGGGGCAAtcggatgggatgggatgggcaTGTGGTGGAGGCAGGCTGGGGCTGGACCTGGGTATCTCCTCCCCAATGGCAGGACCACACCACGAGCATTCTGGGAGTTGCCTCCTCGATAGCCCATGAGTTGGGCCACAGCCTTGGCCTGGACCACGACCCACCTGGGAGCAGGTGTCCTTGTCCGGGCCCAGCTCCAGTCAAGAGCTGCATCATGGAGGCCTCCACAGAGTGAGTAACCCCAGGATGGAAGACGGGGAGGGGGCACGGGGAACGCCTTCGCTCCAACTTTCCTTGCCACCCTCCCCAGCTTCCTGCCAGGCCTGAACTTCAGCAACTGCAGCCGCCAGGCCCTGGAGAAAGCCCTCCTGGATGGGATGGGCAGCTGTCTCTTTGAACGGCTGCCCGGCCTGTCCCCCAAGGCCACTTTCTGCGGAAATATGTTTGTGGAGCCGGGCGAGCAGTGTGACTGTGGCTTCCCGGATGTGAGCCCCTCTCCGTGGCTCATTAgccctcctcccagcctcccGAGCCCCTCTCCGGTTCCTGGAGGGAACTCCCACCCCTCTCCCGACCTCCCTGTCTGCAGGGACCACACCTGGATTGTTGGGTTCCAGCTCTCACTTGCCGGGTGGTTTGGGGTTCCCCTTCTGGGTTCATTCATCTGGGAGGGTCAGGAGGTAGGCTCTCGGACCAGCTGGCACTGAGGCTCTGCTCCTGTGCCCTTGCCCATAGGACTGCAGTGATCCCTGCTGTGACTCTTCCACCTGCCAGCTGAGGCCGGGGGCTCAGTGTGCATCCGACGGACTCTGTTGCCAAAATTGCCAGGTAGGCACAGACTGGCCTGGCCACCCAGAGCTCGCCTGCCAGGGACTAGTGTGGGGAAGGGTCATTCTGACCCCCAGGGCCTGGTGGACTTTCCTAGCACCCCCACTGATGCTCACTCACCCTCCACAGCTGCGCCCAGCTGGCTGGCAGTGCCGCCCTACCAGAGGCGACTGTGACTTGCCCGAGTTCTGCCCAGGAGACAGTGCCCTGTGCCCCCCTGACGTCAGCCTGGGGGACGGTGAGCCCTGTGCTGGAGGACAGGCCGTGTGCATGCAGGGCCGTTGTGCCTCTTATACTCAGCAGTGCCAGGCACTCTGGGGACCCGGGGCCCAGCCCATTGCACCCCTTTGCCTCCATACTGCCAACACTCGGGGGAACGCCTTTGGGAGCTGTGGGCGTAGCCCCAGTGGCAGCTATGTGCCCTGCACCCCTAGGTGAGTGAGGAAACCTGGCTCTTCCTCTGAGTCTGTGGGAGCCGTGGCCCTGCTACCACTGACCCTGCGTCCCTCTCTCAGAGATGCCATTTGCGGGCAGCTCCAGTGCCAAGGCGGAAGGGCCCAGCCTCTGCTGGGCTTAGCCCAGGATCGGCTCTGGGAGATGCTGGAAGCCAACGGGACCCGGCTGAATTGCAGCTGGGTGCACCTGGACCTGGGCAACGACGTGGCCCAGCCCCTCCTGGCTCTGCCTGGCACAGCCTGTGGTCCTGGCCTGGTGAGCAGCTTGGGTGGACAAGGCTGGGTGGAGAGACATCTGGACCAAGGCAAGCAGTGCCCAGGCTTCACTAGTCACCAGAGCAAAGGGCACAAAATCTGAGCTGCTCACTTCCAGTTGAGCAAACCCTTGTCAtccactgagcctcagtttccccatctgtaaaagtTGGGGTGTGGCCTCGGACTTGTAGGTCTCCCAGTCCCAGAAAACTTTctgagatgtgatctttgctCTTCTCTCCCCATTGGACAGGTGTGCATTGACCATCGATGCCAGCCTGTGGGTCTCTTGGGTGCACAAGAATGTCGAAGCCAGTGCCATGGGCATGGAGTAAGCTggcgtggggggcggggagagacaGAAAGGGGACAGGGATCCTCTAGGAAGGATGCCGGGCTTTGGAAACAGACATacatgggttcaaatccctgctttactacttcctagctgtgtggcTTGAAACAAGTTATTAACATAGCCTGcgctcagtttccttatctgtcaaaTGGGCACAAGAATATTGCCCACGTCATGAGTATACAGATGAGCCTGAAAGCTACCATAGCACCTAGCAAAAGATCAAATGTTAATTTGATCTCATTTCCTGTGGCATAGCTTAGGAATCCCTCCCTCCAGGGCTCTAGCTCTCTCTGCCCCATCATCCCTGCACACCTTCCAGTGTGGAAATCTGAGATTTGACAAAACCGAGGACAAGAAACATGGCCCCTCACTGCTCATCCTGTACCTCCTAGGTCTGTGACAGCAATAGGCACTGCCACTGTGAGGAGGGCTGGGCACCCCCTGACTGTACCACCCAGATGAGAGGTAGCATGGGGGaagtggggagggcagggcctgctGGGAGGGCGAAGTGGCTCATCTCTGACCGTTCCCCCTGGGCCCTCTTTTTCTGACCCTTCACCTCTCCACAATCCCTTCCCTCTTACTTGCCCCCGCTCCTTCCTGGGGAGAGAGGTCGTAACCTGTCCACCTTCAAACCCGGCTTCACCCCGCAGCCACCAGCTCCCTGAACACAGGGCTGCTCCTCAGCCTCCTGCTCTTGCTGGTCCTGGTGCTGCTTGGTGCCAGCTATTGGCACCGCGCCCGCCTGCGCCAGCGGCTCTGCCAGCTCAAGGGGCCCAGCTGCCAGAACAGGTACCAGCGATGCCTCTCGGCCCCCAGTTCCCTCAGTGGGGACACCAGCTCTGGAGCAATGCCCCCACTCCCTCTGCAGCCCCATGACCTGGTTCTGAGCAGCAAGCCCCTTGGACCTTGAACTTGCTGCCTGCCACACTCCACACACTTCCCTTCCCCACCTGTGCCCCATGACTCTGCACCTCACACAGGCACCCCTTAGGGCCGCTGGCATGCTAGGGCTGTTTCTCCCCAGGAGACCCTGTGCCAGTGGTGCTGGGTAAGCAGGGCCCTCCTTCAAGCTGATctgcttcctctccccacccctggctTAGCTAACCCCACACAAGCTCCTCTCCAAGGGGCTGCAGTGGGTTAACCCTGCTCAAGGGTGGCAGATGGGTGGAGAAAAGGGTCTGATGCTGGGCCCTCTTCCTCCTTGCCTTTCTCCATGCTCAGAGCAGCCCATTCTGGTCCCCCTGAGCGCCCAGGACCCCCCCAGAGGGCCCTGCTGCTGCCAGTCACCAAGGTGAGTCCTGGACGCCTGACACCCAGCCTGGGCcctggtggtgggggagggggcaggagcatTGAAGGCTCTAGACTCAGAGAAAGGCCAGCACTGCCCAAGAGTCAACCAGAGGAGTCAGGGCCGGCCCCagctctccccaccctccctggCTGCAGGCAGAGGAGCGGAGTCCAGCCTGGCGCGGGGGAGGGTCAGTCACCTAGAGGAGGGCCTGCTGAGCTCTTGCAGCTGCCCGAGCTGGTGGCTTTGAGAGGTGGGTCTGTGCGTGCTCCCAGCAGCAGCCCCCCGGGGAGGGGGGTGTGCTCCGAAAGGCCTCCAGTGTGCCAGGACCTGATGAGGCCCAGGTCACCGTGTGTAGAAGGGCTGGTGAGTGTCCCTGGCCCGAGCCCTCTGGACCTGATGGCGAGTGTGTGTGGACGTGGTCTGCATGCCCACTCCACCACTTGTCACCCCTCTGCATGCAACTAAATGACTGCATGCACAGCCCCCGCTGCCCCTGGGGCCCTGGCTGCCCGCCCTGGCACTCACTCTTCTCTGCCCACATCTGTCTCTGCTCCCTCTTCCCCCCCTACTCTGTCTGCTCCTCCCGCTCTCTCAGCAGACTAGTGCTCTCGGCTTCCCGGCCCCCCCTTCTAGGCCGCTGCCGCCTGACCCTGTGCCCAAGAGACTCCAGGTAAATCTGGGCTGCTCCCCGCCTTGGCCCAGGGCAGGTGGGAGGCTTGATGCCCAGTGGCAGTTCTcacccctgctccctgccagTGATGCTCTTCATTAGGTGACCAGGGTGCCCCTCAGCCTTCAGACACTCTGAGCCCCAGAAGCAGCAAAGGGTGAGCCTCCTGCCTTGGTTTCTACCACCATCTGGTGGTCAGTGGCAGGACTGCAGTTGGCCAGGGACTCCACGGtgaccccctccctcccctcctgagGCACCCGCTGGCatgccccccagccccctgcgCATGTCCCCGCTCTCTCCTGGGCCCTGGCTGACTTGGCATGTAGACCCGAACCTCGGGGGAACTTCTGCATGCCCACTGCTCCTGGCTGCACTCACGGCCACTGCTCCTCTCTCTGTTCAGGCTGCACTGGCTGACCGACCCAGCCCCCCCACCCGCCCTCTGCCCGCTGACCCAGTGGTGAGGCGCCCGAAGGTAACAGTGGGGGGAGAGAAGGACATtgtccctccctccacccaccaCTCAGGGCTGTGGTGCTGGGAGCGGCGGTGGTGGTGGCCGTAGCAAGATGCCCCCTCTGTGCCCGAGGGCACAGACCCCAGTGGCGCCTTTAACGGTGACAGGTTTGTTTGGAGACAAGGGTGACCTCTGGTGCTGCCCCCAAGCTGGTGTTCCCCGGCACCAGTGCATCGGGGGTGGGCAACTTGACACCCCCTCCCAAGCCATCCTCCTACCTTTTCTCTCTGTCCCAGGGGCCTGCCAAGCCCCCACCCCCGAGAAAGCCATTGCCTTCCGACCCCCAGGACAGACGTCCATCGAGTGACCGTGCTGACCCAGCAGCTGGAATTCTGCCCCTGGTCGTACCCTCCAGGTGGGTGAGGAGGGGTGCTGAAGCTGGCCAGGCTGACCCCATGGTCTGGGGAAAGGGGACTGTTTTAGTTGGCCACAGGTTGCCAATACAacatactagaaatgggttggcttttataaagggaatttattaggttaaaagcttatagttctgaggctgtgaaagtgtccaaaccaaggcatcatcagagatgctgtctccccaagttgcagctgtgggccgTCAGCACATGGTGCCTCATCTGAAGATGCTCTCTCCttccgagctcagctgtgggggATCGGGCACAtggctctcccctctcctccaggcctcctcTCAAGGGCCTCTTTCGTGCCTCTGTGCTCGGATGATTCCAGCCTGCGACCtccctctctcagcttctaggtcaggggttcttaaccgggggtctgtgagcttgaatggaaattcaaagaaacattcttgtggggacgtgttggtgcaggtgtgatgtatttattaaataatacacagtatagtgtgaacttagtacagggtcagtggttttcaccggactggcaaaggggtttgtggGACAAAAGAAGTTAAGAACCTCTGTTTTAGGGGgtttctcttagtttctgtgacTACACGTGGTCCTGGGGTCCCTTCCCACAAGCGAGGGTAAAATGGAggctctcccctctctcctcttccctctcccctctcctcccttaaTAATGGACTCCAGtcaaaggattaagatccaccctgggtctcaCAATCCAGCCGGAAGGCCCCATCTCCAAAGGGTTTGCAGGCACAGGAATGGGCTGGCTTTAAGAACAGGACTTTCTGGGGTCTACAAAGACTCAGCCAGCCCAGGAACGCCTGACCACCTCTGTGTTCTCGGCTTTCCTCACCCCAGGCCTGCGCCGCCGCCCCCAGGAGTGTCTTCGCTCTACCTCTGACCTCTCCTGAGGGTCCACCGGACTTAGGACGACTTCAAGTGGCGACCCGCTCCCTGGAGTATCCCCTGAGGACTGACGGAGTAGGAGCCGGGATGCGGGGAGCAGGCGTCTTTAAGACACCTGGCACTGCTGCGTGCTGCCCAGCTGCACCCTGGGGACCCACCCACGCGGTTGCAGTCGGGGATCGGGGAGAGGCTAGAGGCTGACGGGACCGAGGGAGTTAAACACCGCCTGTCtcggccgggccgggccgggctgcaATAAAGGAGAGCTCTTGGGAAGCGCGTCTGGGAGCCTGTCTGCTCCGGGAAGGCTGGGCCGCCCCTGCTGCGGTTCCAGGTCTGGCCGCCAGGAGACGCTGCCGCCTGAGACCAACGCGGGCCGGGAAGGGCTGGAGTCCCCGGCTGGGTCAGCGCGTGTCCGGGGAAATGCTCGCGGCTGGTTTCTGCCTGGTGGCGAAGGCTTGCTGCGCCCCCCCAGACCAGAGGGAGGTGTACGCCCCTCGCCACACCCCGTCCTCGCCCCCAACGCTGCGCAGCCCCCCGGGAGTGGCTGTCGACAAACCGGCAAGGCCGTAGGGCTCGCGGGCCCCACTCTGACCACCGACTGGGAGAGGTGGGTCCGGCCGGCGATCTCCGAGCCCGGAGCCGGGGCGGAGCGGGGCGGCGGCTCGCACGGTCCCAGGCCGCACAcctgcctcctccccctcccccacccgaggGCTCGGGAACAAAGGTGCTTTGTACAGGCCGCAACCGCCTCTTTACCTGGTCTTCAGAGCTGCCCGCAACGAAGGTGTGGGAGGAGCAGGCCAGGGTTAAGCGCAAGGTGGCCACCGGGCGCGCCACTAAGGCTttacaggggaggaggggagtgtCCCTGGAGGCGCTTTGTCTCTTCCCGTCGTGCTGTCCCCAGTCCGGCAGATGTGCCAAGGGACAGTCAGCCAAGGGAGTTGGATGGGCTTCACGGATCCTGACCCGTGCCGCCCTTTCCCCTGGGTGGGCAAAGGGAGTGCACGTCTATTTAATAGCTCCCAAACTTCTAATAATGCGTTCCACCCTGTACCAGTCCCGACACGAAAGACACGACCtccctttcaaaataaaaaaataaactcccATATAGTGGGCCACatcctcctccccgcccctcgCGGCCAGTGTCTGTGGAGGACCGGGCGAGGAGCGGCTCGGCGGCGCGCGCGCCGGCGCGTAGCGGGTTAACCCCAAGTTGGCGCTGGGCGGGGGGGCGGAGACGCGCTCCCACTGGTGGAAAGTTATCCGGGGGCGTGGCCGGGGCACCTCCGCCGCCCGCCCGCCTCCAACACGCCCCCCCACCTCCACTTCGTACCTTTCTCGCTCGGACTGCGAAGCGGGCCGGGACCAGCCCGGCTAGACCGGGCCGGAGCCGGGGGCGATGCggctgctgcccctgctgccGACTGTCCTCTGGGCCGCGCTCCTCGGCCCCCCGCCGCGGGGAGCCGCTGGCCTCCGCCACGCCGTCTACTGGAACTCCAGCAACCCCAGGTAGCCGGGCCGAACCGGGCGAGCCCGGCGGCCGGGCCTGCGCGCGCCCGGGCCTGAGCGCGCCCGCCACCCGCGCTGTGCGCGCTGCCGCCCGCGCCCGGCCGCGCGCCGGGGCTCCTTTGTTTGAgccggcggggaggggggaggggcgaGGCGCGCCCCGGGGTTCCCCCCCTCCCGCATGTCCGGGGGGGGCGGGGGTACCCAGCCCGGTGGGCGGGCGGCGGGGGTCTcggagctgggagctgggggtCCCGGCCCGCGCTCCGGCCCCGCCCCCCTGGCTTCTCCCCCCGCGGGCGGGAGGGGGGTCGGTCC includes the following:
- the ADAM15 gene encoding disintegrin and metalloproteinase domain-containing protein 15 isoform X6; amino-acid sequence: MRLALLWALGLLGAGSPLPSRLPNKGGTEEQQVRPERALGRPWEPQVLQDNLTVSLAEVLQTSLPEALRIKLELDGESHILELLQNRELIPGRPTLVWYQPDGTRVVSEGHTLENCCYQGRVQGHTDSWVSVCTCSGLRGLVVLSPERSYALELEPGDPQGPPIISRIQDLLLPGYTCALRRRASLPTRALPEVPVGQRHIRRRRRDVVTETKTVELVIVADHSEVQRYPDSQRLLNRTLEVAVLLDTLFRPLNVRVALVGLETWTQHDQVEISPDPGITLDNFLRWRRAELLPRLPHDSAQLVTATSFSGPVVGMAIQNSICSPDFSGGVNMDHTTSILGVASSIAHELGHSLGLDHDPPGSRCPCPGPAPVKSCIMEASTDFLPGLNFSNCSRQALEKALLDGMGSCLFERLPGLSPKATFCGNMFVEPGEQCDCGFPDDCSDPCCDSSTCQLRPGAQCASDGLCCQNCQLRPAGWQCRPTRGDCDLPEFCPGDSALCPPDVSLGDGEPCAGGQAVCMQGRCASYTQQCQALWGPGAQPIAPLCLHTANTRGNAFGSCGRSPSGSYVPCTPRDAICGQLQCQGGRAQPLLGLAQDRLWEMLEANGTRLNCSWVHLDLGNDVAQPLLALPGTACGPGLVCIDHRCQPVGLLGAQECRSQCHGHGVCDSNRHCHCEEGWAPPDCTTQMRATSSLNTGLLLSLLLLLVLVLLGASYWHRARLRQRLCQLKGPSCQNRAAHSGPPERPGPPQRALLLPVTKAALADRPSPPTRPLPADPVVRRPKGPAKPPPPRKPLPSDPQDRRPSSDRADPAAGILPLVVPSRPAPPPPGVSSLYL
- the ADAM15 gene encoding disintegrin and metalloproteinase domain-containing protein 15 isoform X5, whose translation is MRLALLWALGLLGAGSPLPSRLPNKGGTEEQQVRPERALGRPWEPQVLQDNLTVSLAEVLQTSLPEALRIKLELDGESHILELLQNRELIPGRPTLVWYQPDGTRVVSEGHTLENCCYQGRVQGHTDSWVSVCTCSGLRGLVVLSPERSYALELEPGDPQGPPIISRIQDLLLPGYTCALRRRASLPTRALPEVPVGQRHIRRRRRDVVTETKTVELVIVADHSEVQRYPDSQRLLNRTLEVAVLLDTLFRPLNVRVALVGLETWTQHDQVEISPDPGITLDNFLRWRRAELLPRLPHDSAQLVTATSFSGPVVGMAIQNSICSPDFSGGVNMDHTTSILGVASSIAHELGHSLGLDHDPPGSRCPCPGPAPVKSCIMEASTDFLPGLNFSNCSRQALEKALLDGMGSCLFERLPGLSPKATFCGNMFVEPGEQCDCGFPDDCSDPCCDSSTCQLRPGAQCASDGLCCQNCQLRPAGWQCRPTRGDCDLPEFCPGDSALCPPDVSLGDGEPCAGGQAVCMQGRCASYTQQCQALWGPGAQPIAPLCLHTANTRGNAFGSCGRSPSGSYVPCTPRDAICGQLQCQGGRAQPLLGLAQDRLWEMLEANGTRLNCSWVHLDLGNDVAQPLLALPGTACGPGLVCIDHRCQPVGLLGAQECRSQCHGHGVCDSNRHCHCEEGWAPPDCTTQMRATSSLNTGLLLSLLLLLVLVLLGASYWHRARLRQRLCQLKGPSCQNRAAHSGPPERPGPPQRALLLPVTKTSALGFPAPPSRPLPPDPVPKRLQGPAKPPPPRKPLPSDPQDRRPSSDRADPAAGILPLVVPSRPAPPPPGVSSLYL
- the ADAM15 gene encoding disintegrin and metalloproteinase domain-containing protein 15 isoform X2 encodes the protein MRLALLWALGLLGAGSPLPSRLPNKGGTEEQQVRPERALGRPWEPQVLQDNLTVSLAEVLQTSLPEALRIKLELDGESHILELLQNRELIPGRPTLVWYQPDGTRVVSEGHTLENCCYQGRVQGHTDSWVSVCTCSGLRGLVVLSPERSYALELEPGDPQGPPIISRIQDLLLPGYTCALRRRASLPTRALPEVPVGQRHIRRRRRDVVTETKTVELVIVADHSEVQRYPDSQRLLNRTLEVAVLLDTLFRPLNVRVALVGLETWTQHDQVEISPDPGITLDNFLRWRRAELLPRLPHDSAQLVTATSFSGPVVGMAIQNSICSPDFSGGVNMDHTTSILGVASSIAHELGHSLGLDHDPPGSRCPCPGPAPVKSCIMEASTDFLPGLNFSNCSRQALEKALLDGMGSCLFERLPGLSPKATFCGNMFVEPGEQCDCGFPDDCSDPCCDSSTCQLRPGAQCASDGLCCQNCQLRPAGWQCRPTRGDCDLPEFCPGDSALCPPDVSLGDGEPCAGGQAVCMQGRCASYTQQCQALWGPGAQPIAPLCLHTANTRGNAFGSCGRSPSGSYVPCTPRDAICGQLQCQGGRAQPLLGLAQDRLWEMLEANGTRLNCSWVHLDLGNDVAQPLLALPGTACGPGLVCIDHRCQPVGLLGAQECRSQCHGHGVCDSNRHCHCEEGWAPPDCTTQMRATSSLNTGLLLSLLLLLVLVLLGASYWHRARLRQRLCQLKGPSCQNRAAHSGPPERPGPPQRALLLPVTKTSALGFPAPPSRPLPPDPVPKRLQAALADRPSPPTRPLPADPVVRRPKGPAKPPPPRKPLPSDPQDRRPSSDRADPAAGILPLVVPSRPAPPPPGVSSLYL